A region of Candidatus Paceibacterota bacterium DNA encodes the following proteins:
- a CDS encoding inorganic diphosphatase, with product MLLNNLELGDIKSGIINVLVEVPKGGKNKYEYDETIEALRLDRILSSPIFYPTDYGFIPQTLADDGDHLDVLIVTESPSYPGCILTVRVIGALKMSDEKGTDYKILAVVENDPIMAKTFDIADLNEHLLKEIKHFFDDYKSLEDNKFSKVEGWENREFALQEIERCALAYQNKKH from the coding sequence ATGCTATTAAATAATCTTGAGCTCGGCGATATAAAATCAGGGATAATAAACGTTTTGGTTGAAGTGCCGAAAGGAGGCAAAAATAAATATGAATATGACGAAACCATAGAGGCCCTCAGATTAGATAGGATTTTGTCTTCACCCATATTTTATCCCACCGATTACGGTTTTATCCCTCAAACCCTAGCAGATGATGGAGACCATCTTGATGTTTTGATAGTGACTGAATCACCTAGTTATCCGGGATGCATTTTGACAGTCAGGGTCATAGGAGCGCTTAAGATGAGCGATGAAAAAGGCACAGATTATAAGATTTTGGCTGTAGTGGAAAATGACCCTATCATGGCTAAAACATTTGATATAGCCGACCTGAATGAGCATCTTCTCAAAGAAATCAAGCATTTTTTTGATGATTACAAGTCTTTAGAAGATAATAAGTTTTCTAAGGTAGAGGGTTGGGAGAATAGAGAATTTGCTCTCCAAGAAATTGAAAGATGCGCTTTGGCGTATCAAAATAAAAAACATTAA